The Sebastes umbrosus isolate fSebUmb1 chromosome 4, fSebUmb1.pri, whole genome shotgun sequence genome has a window encoding:
- the LOC119487540 gene encoding olfactomedin-like translates to MLLLLLMLLSSSDGQAQRVSGKNKNGSCVCAVNSTMWSFPVVNYEAVLQQVQSCEVSLNSLQEKVELSNQRLPQIQALIKNLTERLEPHQYLQYQGLYTDLSLHQLGQELSQLETDIGAIHGQFNNAQTKKLSNEVGKLRTDVDRIKMSDTINMKAVKEKLRYLKNSAESCKSIPKDFKGQHRYCLKGLISDISDPVTTKVTPQGKGYISGSWGKQAQMDSEGEENSYWVQPLLSGNIWGNTVRVYQNYKDFMASVNHKDFTFAPSYTHANTLEGPSSVLYGEALYYHCYLSADVCRYDLNSNTVKRVTLPGTGVGFNNKFPYCYFDCRLNSDVDVEADETGLWALYATVGNHGNLVVSRLVWNSVNETLNVTQTWETRMFKKAVSNAFMVCGVLYATRYVDNYREEVFYAFDTATGKEDNSLALPLEKVAKGVASLSYNPTNKQIYMYNDGYLLAYQAHF, encoded by the exons atgctgctgctgctcctaatGCTGCTGTCATCA AGTGACGGCCAGGCTCAGCGTGTGTCGGGTAAGAACAAGAATGGTTCGTGTGTCTGTGCGGTGAACTCCACCATGTGGTCCTTCCCTGTTGTGAATTACGAGGCCGTGCTGCAGCAGGTTCAGTCCTGTGAAGTATCTTTGAACAGTCTGCAGGAAAAG GTGGAGTTGTCCAACCAGCGGCTCCCTCAGATCCAGGCTCTGATCAAGAACTTGACTGAGCGGCTGGAGCCTCACCAGTACCTGCAATACCAGGGCCTTTACACAGACTTGTCTCTGCACCAGCTGGGCCAGGAGCTCAGCCAGCTGGAGACAGACATCGGTGCCATCCACGGCCAGTTTAACAATGCCCAAACAAAGAAACTGTCCAACGAG gtggGTAAACTGCGTACAGATGTGGACAGGATAAAAATGTCGGACACAATTAACATGAAGGCTGTCAAAGAGAAGCTGCGCTACCTGAAGAACAGCGCGGAGTCCTGCAAGTCCATCCCCAAAGACTTCAAAG GCCAGCACAGGTACTGCCTCAAGGGCCTGATCTCCGACATCAGCGATCCCGTCACGACTAAGGTCACTCCCCAGGGTAAGGGCTACATCTCTGGTTCGTGGGGCAAACAGGCCCAGATGGACAGCGAGGGAGAGGAGAACAGCTACTGGGTTCAGCCTCTGCTCAGCGGCAACATCTGGGGCAACACCGTGCGCGTATATCAAAACTACAAAGACTTCATGGCCTCCGTCAACCACAAGGACTTTACCTTCGCTCCATCCTACACTCACGCCAACACCCTCGAGGGTCCAAGTAGTGTTCTATATGGTGAAGCGCTGTACTATCACTGCTACCTCTCTGCAGATGTCTGCCGCTACGACCTGAACAGCAACACCGTCAAGCGGGTGACACTTCCGGGCACCGGCGTCGGTTTCAACAACAAGTTTCCGTATTGTTACTTTGACTGTCGTCTCAATAGTGATGTGGACGTGGAGGCAGATGAGACGGGACTGTGGGCCTTGTATGCCACtgttggtaaccatggtaatcTGGTAGTGAGCCGACTGGTTTGGAACAGCGTGAATGAGACGCTCAATGTCACACAGACATGGGAGACAAGGATGTTCAAGAAGGCGGTGAGCAATGCTTTCATGGTGTGCGGTGTGCTATATGCTACCCGTTATGTGGACAATTACCGCGAGGAGGTGTTCTACGCCTTTGACACAGCAACAGGCAAAGAGGACAACTCACTAGCACTGCCACTGGAGAAGGTAGCTAAGGGAGTGGCCAGCCTGAGCTATAACCCCACCAACAAGCAGATCTACATGTACAATGATGGATATCTACTAGCCTACCAGGCCCACTTCTGA
- the LOC119486181 gene encoding olfactomedin-4-like, with product MKLYVIVPLCALFTLTQQVPAHKDEHQCACELTTSEKAFPHDKLGKVEDTASKCNDNVTPQKILQLESLLLGLEQRLPRLQEDVSMLEREDDGELYSVISLQVIENELMQINQFIDRLKSTTLGHQRLSANTTQQLEDLRAEMQELETYDTMQVVKTQQANQRLKRDLDQCKTGLDPSAEPTQPPRGNCPHGRFVNITGPRVYTAGEYPGSHKYGAWGRDPKPEAGKESWYWMVILTSGNKFAHYVRLYSSLSSLIVGVSTPGNVMISPSNPTTNTIQGPNVVMYGEALYYNCYNLDTVCRFNLTAKTVTNSQLPKGTRFNSKGNFCRLDECYPFTDLDLATDESGVWVIYTTNQDFGNLVLSKVEEGEPLTLGQTWYTSVYKQAVTNTFMACGVLYATRYVDKDLEEIFYSFDTATGVERFNIGVFINKMSPNIIALNYSPVDQMLHAYCDSNMVSYKVLFS from the exons ATGAAACTGTACGTGATTGTTCCACTGTGTGCTCTGTTCACCCTCACCCAACAG GTACCTGCACATAAAGATGAACATCAGTGTGCATGTGAGTTGACTACTTCAGAGAAGGCATTCCCTCACGACAAACTCGGCAAAGTGGAGGACACTGCATCAAAATGCAACGACAACGTCACCCCACAGAAG ATTCTACAGCTAGAGAGTCTGCTGCTGGGTTTGGAGCAACGTCTGCCACGGCTGCAGGAAGATGTGTCGATGCTGGAGAGGGAGGATGATGGAGAGCTCTATTCGGTCATCAGCCTGCAGGTGATAGAGAATGAACTGATGCAGATCAACCAGTTCATCGACAGGCTCAAAAGCACCACCCTGGGACACCAGCGTCTATCTGCTAACACTACCCAACAG TTGGAGGACCTGAGAGCAGAGATGCAGGAGCTGGAGACATACGACACCATGCAGGTGGTGAAGACACAACAAGCCAACCAGCGTCTGAAGAGAGATCTGGACCAGTGCAAGACTGGACTTGACCCCTCCGCCGAACCCACTCAGCCTCCACGTG GTAACTGCCCCCACGGTCGATTTGTGAACATTACCGGGCCGAGGGTGTACACAGCAGGAGAGTACCCTGGCTCCCACAAATATGGAGCCTGGGGTCGGGATCCCAAACCAGAGGCGGGGAAGGAGAGCTGGTATTGGATGGTAATCCTGACCTCTGGCAATAAATTCGCCCACTATGTCCGTCTCTACTCCAGCCTGAGCTCTCTGATTGTTGGGGTGAGCACACCAG GTAATGTCATGATCAGCCCCTCTAACCCAACCACCAACACCATCCAGGGTCCAAATGTTGTGATGTATGGAGAGGCCTTGTACTACAACTGTTACAACCTAGACACTGTTTGTCGATTCAACCTCACCGCCAAAACCGTTACCAACTCACAACTACCAAAAGGCACCAG gTTTAACTCAAAGGGGAACTTCTGCCGCCTTGATGAATGCTACCCGTTCACCGACCTGGACCTAGCGACAGATGAGTCAGGCGTCTGGGTGATCTATACCACCAACCAGGACTTTGGCAACCTGGTGTTGTCCAAGGTGGAGGAGGGCGAACCGCTGACGCTTGGCCAAACCTGGTACACCTCCGTCTACAAGCAGGCGGTGACTAACACCTTCATGGCCTGCGGCGTGCTCTATGCGACGCGGTACGTCGACAAAGATTTGGAGGAGATCTTCTACTCGTTTGACACCGCGACAGGGGTGGAGAGGTTCAACATTGGCGTCTTCATCAACAAGATGTCTCCCAACATTATTGCCCTGAACTACAGCCCTGTGGACCAGATGCTACATGCCTACTGTGACTCCAACATGGTCTCCTACAAGGTTTTGTTTAGCTAA